The following are from one region of the Bactrocera oleae isolate idBacOlea1 chromosome 6, idBacOlea1, whole genome shotgun sequence genome:
- the LOC106622705 gene encoding uncharacterized protein, with product MTLKDLEVVVSELAIIENGSNKMMSRTFRYFKLMYIVAGILMSNEKVCESVDKMQITPRVEVKEMLQPKKVYKGVEKASRNWFRGSYCYIVSGIKRRVSPLLSIFNIWTIPNYLVECSTNFISKQFIGSDCDMIYNR from the exons ATGACTCTGAAGGATTTGGAAGTTGTAGTTAGTGAGTTAGCGATAATTGAGAACGGATCCAACAAAATGATGTCCAGAACCTTCAG ATATTTCAAATTGATGTATATTGTGGCGGGTATTTTAATGAGCAATGAAAAAGTTTGCGAATCTGTTGATAAAATGCAAATCACGCCACGTGTTGAGGTCAAAGAGATGCTGCAGCCGAAGAAAGTATACAAAGGTGTGGAGAAAGCGTCGAGGAATTGGTTTCGCGGCTCCTACTGTTATATAGTGAGTGGTATTAAGCGGCGCGTATCGCCATTGTTAAGCATCTTCAACATCTGGACCATACCCAACTACTTGGTGGAGTGCTCGACGAATTTTATCAGCAAACAATTCATCGGAAGCGATTGTGATATGATTTACAACAGATAA